Proteins from a single region of Phycisphaerae bacterium:
- a CDS encoding YkgJ family cysteine cluster protein: MASTRPKDSDKDSELWYQSGLQFECTQCGNCCTGAPGYVFVSEDEIDRIASFLGRPGQGLERHQYRRVGRGISLTEDKTTGDCVFLKRTSEGRRTCSIYPVRPLQCRTWPFWNSLLESREEWDEAARDCPGMNKGKSYDFVQIEIRRLAKDWGDLPS, translated from the coding sequence ATGGCATCGACCAGACCCAAAGATTCTGACAAGGATTCCGAGTTGTGGTATCAGTCCGGCCTGCAATTTGAATGCACCCAATGCGGCAACTGCTGCACCGGCGCGCCGGGATATGTCTTTGTCAGCGAAGATGAGATTGATCGCATCGCCTCATTTCTCGGGCGGCCCGGTCAGGGGCTTGAGCGTCATCAGTATCGGCGCGTCGGCCGGGGGATATCGCTGACCGAAGATAAGACGACCGGCGACTGCGTATTCCTCAAGCGGACGAGCGAGGGTCGGCGCACGTGTTCGATCTACCCGGTTCGTCCGCTGCAATGCCGAACTTGGCCGTTCTGGAACAGCCTGCTGGAATCCCGCGAGGAATGGGACGAAGCCGCCCGGGATTGCCCCGGGATGAACAAGGGCAAGTCGTATGACTTCGTTCAAATTGAGATTCGGCGACTGGCGAAGGACTGGGGCGATCTGCCGTCCTGA
- a CDS encoding LPP20 family lipoprotein → MNRRKLSLCAAILAAVIVSPMAHAQDDPAKYAQNKLLSKRAAEADAYRKLAETVYGLQISSDTYVRDFVTESDTIRTSMDHYIRGVRLGTPRWDSDLTCTIEAEVTVAKLIEELTEVHKRHYKGNKIHAEDFTHIKQYYKKDIITAVGMGAPRPDLPPEVPGGDIAIEGNLPEPAIPDIWKAVSPQHRLMAVRAAQVDAMRRLVERLKGLRITSDTLVRDFVAESDVITAESKATLTGATEVGRPYFHSDELIVEVTYEVPVESVITTIKTLYKKHYKGDRVTAMNIEEVSKVLKTQKFQATGMGVPKPEQIRAAAAQIKETIPDWVGQTISAEGAGVPPEDKSGTPQGKLMAARAAELDAKRKLAEEVMGFRIDSSTTVRDFVTEHDEINARLNTYLQGSYVKSTRYDSDGTSYVVVEMPAMQVWEVVHTYIKIKRT, encoded by the coding sequence ATGAATCGCCGAAAGTTGAGTCTCTGTGCCGCGATACTGGCGGCCGTGATCGTCTCGCCGATGGCGCATGCACAGGACGATCCCGCGAAGTATGCCCAGAACAAGTTGCTCTCGAAGCGCGCGGCAGAAGCCGATGCGTATCGGAAGCTGGCGGAGACCGTCTATGGTCTCCAGATTTCGTCAGACACCTATGTCCGCGATTTCGTGACCGAGTCGGACACGATCCGGACATCGATGGATCATTACATTCGTGGCGTTCGCCTCGGCACGCCGCGATGGGATTCGGACCTCACGTGCACGATCGAGGCCGAAGTGACTGTCGCAAAGCTGATCGAGGAACTGACGGAAGTTCACAAGCGACATTACAAAGGCAACAAGATCCACGCGGAAGATTTCACGCACATCAAGCAGTATTACAAGAAGGACATCATCACGGCGGTTGGCATGGGCGCGCCGCGGCCCGATCTTCCGCCGGAAGTGCCGGGCGGAGATATTGCGATCGAGGGCAACCTTCCTGAACCGGCGATTCCGGATATCTGGAAGGCGGTCTCGCCGCAGCACCGTCTGATGGCTGTTCGCGCCGCGCAAGTCGACGCGATGCGCCGGCTTGTCGAGCGCCTCAAGGGGCTGCGCATCACGAGCGACACGCTCGTTCGTGATTTTGTCGCCGAATCCGACGTCATCACGGCCGAATCGAAGGCAACGCTTACCGGGGCGACCGAGGTCGGGCGTCCCTACTTCCACAGCGACGAACTGATCGTGGAAGTCACTTATGAAGTGCCTGTCGAAAGCGTCATCACCACGATCAAGACGCTCTACAAGAAGCACTACAAAGGCGACCGCGTCACTGCGATGAACATCGAAGAAGTCTCGAAAGTGCTGAAGACCCAGAAGTTCCAGGCCACTGGCATGGGCGTTCCCAAGCCGGAGCAGATCCGCGCTGCGGCAGCACAGATCAAGGAAACGATTCCTGACTGGGTCGGCCAGACGATTTCCGCCGAAGGCGCCGGGGTTCCGCCGGAAGACAAATCCGGCACGCCCCAGGGCAAGTTGATGGCCGCCCGCGCCGCGGAACTGGATGCGAAGCGCAAGCTGGCGGAAGAGGTGATGGGCTTCCGGATCGATTCGTCAACGACGGTTCGAGACTTCGTGACCGAGCACGACGAGATCAACGCCCGTCTCAATACCTACCTGCAAGGATCGTATGTGAAGTCCACGCGGTATGATTCGGACGGTACATCGTATGTCGTCGTCGAGATGCCGGCCATGCAGGTCTGGGAAGTGGTTCATACGTACATCAAAATCAAGCGGACCTAG
- a CDS encoding tetratricopeptide repeat protein translates to MRNLGIVFSFCVLSVGLTGCGGGAKKTTATVNFSMTTQPREPLPERYMRIAVYNADVTAEAGSDTFDEKKWRELAADFVQSELQRAADEHNIPIKLVDREHMKASLGEKDMASAGITEGGDAVSSSALAGAQAILTSKITVKIDKQSKTEYKQGRSFRGISLGSGGTQTTESRNITVSCQFQLKDVGTNEIIYGYTGKPRRHYEGGKGGFFKKSKTEVEMEPRDEVIAQIVEKELHVFMSKFVPVTFEDSTMVEPSGNENCKAGTAALNAEDWETALAKFKEAIAEKPEDDKALYGAAVACEKMGKFDEARKYYKQALGYEPEQENYLAGLARVEDQLNRQS, encoded by the coding sequence ATGAGGAATCTGGGTATCGTTTTTTCGTTCTGCGTTTTGTCAGTTGGACTGACCGGATGCGGAGGCGGCGCGAAGAAGACGACCGCGACCGTCAACTTTTCGATGACCACTCAGCCGCGGGAGCCGTTGCCGGAGCGGTACATGCGGATCGCGGTTTACAACGCGGACGTCACCGCCGAGGCCGGCAGTGACACATTTGATGAGAAGAAGTGGCGCGAACTCGCCGCCGACTTCGTGCAGTCCGAGCTTCAGCGCGCCGCGGATGAGCACAATATCCCCATCAAACTGGTCGATCGTGAGCACATGAAGGCATCGCTGGGCGAGAAGGACATGGCCTCGGCCGGAATCACCGAAGGGGGCGACGCTGTTTCGTCGTCGGCCCTCGCCGGAGCGCAGGCGATTCTGACCAGCAAGATTACGGTGAAGATCGATAAGCAAAGCAAGACTGAATACAAGCAGGGTCGATCGTTCCGCGGCATCAGCCTGGGTAGCGGCGGCACGCAGACGACGGAATCTCGAAACATCACCGTATCGTGCCAGTTCCAGCTTAAGGATGTCGGCACGAACGAAATCATCTATGGCTACACCGGCAAGCCGCGACGGCACTATGAAGGCGGCAAGGGTGGATTCTTCAAGAAGTCCAAGACCGAGGTCGAAATGGAGCCGCGCGACGAGGTCATTGCTCAGATCGTTGAGAAGGAACTGCACGTTTTCATGAGCAAGTTCGTGCCCGTCACCTTCGAGGACAGCACCATGGTGGAGCCGAGCGGCAATGAAAACTGCAAGGCCGGTACCGCGGCGCTCAATGCCGAAGACTGGGAAACCGCGCTGGCCAAGTTCAAAGAGGCGATCGCCGAGAAGCCGGAAGACGACAAAGCCCTGTATGGTGCGGCGGTTGCCTGCGAGAAGATGGGCAAATTCGATGAAGCCCGCAAGTACTACAAGCAGGCGCTCGGATATGAGCCGGAACAGGAGAACTATCTTGCAGGCCTGGCGCGTGTCGAAGACCAGTTGAACCGACAGTCCTGA
- the rplU gene encoding 50S ribosomal protein L21, whose protein sequence is MYAIVEDGGKQFRVEKGDTIYIETREIAPGTTDIAFDRVLMVGNGAESKIGQPVLAGAKVTAKLDAALKGPKLDIVKFKRRKGYRLKKGHRQNYLKVTIEEISA, encoded by the coding sequence ATGTATGCGATCGTAGAGGACGGCGGCAAGCAGTTCCGCGTCGAAAAGGGCGACACCATCTATATCGAGACGCGCGAGATCGCCCCAGGCACGACCGACATCGCGTTTGATCGCGTTTTGATGGTCGGAAACGGCGCGGAAAGCAAGATCGGACAACCGGTTCTTGCAGGCGCGAAAGTAACCGCCAAGCTCGATGCCGCCCTGAAAGGCCCGAAGCTGGACATCGTTAAGTTCAAGCGCCGCAAGGGCTACCGTCTCAAGAAGGGCCATCGCCAGAACTATCTCAAGGTCACAATCGAAGAAATCTCGGCTTGA
- a CDS encoding tetratricopeptide repeat protein: MSEMSNPNPPQVEREARTAVWLRVIASVVLMLLIFTGAVRIFSRSGWLEGELYAFLVELTYFTLYLAGGLAAGGLLAGIAALLRVLRDLHSSFIRVERFQYERTETQIAAAETDRPHRNPAAPKTETDHNGEAEQFWREAISLLSDIRANSLLSESERVQKKVRVANEEFQEATTRVQSLIKDGNFAQAREAADQIARKHPDDPRAASLSAEVERARERYESDDVRATTRQVEDLISISAWGRVREIAGQLQQRHPDSTEARQLLLRIEREYRVFEDEQKRRMSAEVQRFVTRRRWEEALAVAKAFIERFPGSEESEGLRMQLPTLEGNAEIELRQRLESQIMDYARNGRYLEALELARRVIDQYPDSPQAEVLRDRLERLEELAENPDAPKARVRMD; the protein is encoded by the coding sequence GCACAGCCGTGTGGCTGCGCGTGATCGCGTCGGTCGTGCTCATGCTCCTGATCTTCACGGGCGCGGTCCGCATCTTCTCACGCAGCGGCTGGCTCGAAGGCGAACTCTATGCCTTCCTGGTCGAACTCACTTACTTCACGCTCTACCTCGCGGGTGGATTGGCGGCCGGCGGCTTGCTGGCGGGTATCGCCGCGCTGCTGCGTGTGCTGCGCGATCTCCACAGCTCGTTCATCCGCGTCGAACGATTCCAATACGAGCGCACGGAAACGCAGATCGCGGCCGCGGAGACTGATCGGCCCCATCGAAATCCTGCCGCACCCAAGACGGAAACCGACCATAACGGCGAGGCCGAACAGTTCTGGCGCGAGGCGATCTCCTTGCTGTCGGACATCCGCGCAAACTCGCTGCTGTCCGAATCGGAGCGCGTCCAGAAGAAAGTGCGGGTCGCCAACGAGGAATTCCAGGAAGCGACGACGCGCGTGCAGTCTCTCATCAAGGACGGGAATTTCGCGCAGGCCCGCGAAGCGGCCGATCAGATCGCGCGAAAGCACCCCGACGACCCACGTGCCGCAAGCCTGTCAGCAGAAGTCGAACGGGCGCGCGAACGCTACGAATCCGACGACGTACGCGCCACAACCCGGCAGGTGGAAGACCTCATCAGCATCTCCGCATGGGGGCGGGTTCGTGAAATTGCCGGACAACTGCAACAGCGCCATCCGGATTCGACCGAGGCGCGGCAGTTGCTGTTGCGAATCGAGCGAGAGTATCGCGTCTTCGAGGACGAACAAAAACGCCGCATGAGTGCCGAAGTGCAGCGATTCGTCACCCGGCGCCGCTGGGAAGAGGCGCTGGCCGTCGCAAAAGCCTTCATCGAGCGATTCCCCGGCTCAGAGGAATCCGAGGGCCTGCGGATGCAACTTCCGACCCTTGAAGGAAATGCGGAAATAGAACTTCGACAGCGGCTCGAATCACAGATCATGGACTACGCCCGGAATGGCCGCTATCTGGAAGCGCTGGAGCTGGCCCGCCGGGTGATCGACCAATATCCGGATTCTCCCCAGGCCGAAGTCCTCCGCGACCGGCTCGAACGGCTGGAGGAACTGGCGGAAAACCCCGATGCGCCCAAGGCCCGCGTCCGGATGGACTGA